From a single Drosophila sulfurigaster albostrigata strain 15112-1811.04 chromosome 3, ASM2355843v2, whole genome shotgun sequence genomic region:
- the LOC133845118 gene encoding serine-threonine kinase receptor-associated protein, whose product MSQVPVNCLGHMGNVVSLAYSKVCTSGYYLASACDDGQSMLRHGDTGDWVGNFATEGDAMLSVDINQDATRLATGGVDCSARIWNAIDGRHLMNVMLQSPVRSVALSKDSTLLAVGCADRQFDHTCDTILYVYNLASELVYPRALTGLTRGVRDLVFCRDDRMVLSSSHDRTVRLWDLISDRKTHSMVLPHHAKSLELCGDGRTLTIAYGRSIVFLDVDRFEVLKQFKLPARLMSASLHPERKTFVCAGSNRVIYKCDYATGEILESFVAHDSKVRCIRYSPDGEVFATCANNGGLRLWQQNVGKTYALWGTRSDDVEDDDNISIRTI is encoded by the coding sequence ATGTCGCAAGTACCGGTTAATTGTTTGGGCCACATGGGAAATGTGGTTAGCTTGGCTTATAGCAAAGTCTGCACTTCAGGCTATTATTTGGCCTCTGCCTGCGACGATGGGCAGTCGATGCTGCGTCATGGCGACACCGGTGACTGGGTTGGCAACTTTGCAACGGAGGGCGATGCAATGCTCAGCGTCGACATCAATCAGGATGCAACGCGATTGGCAACTGGTGGCGTCGATTGCTCAGCTCGCATTTGGAATGCTATCGACGGGCGTCATTTGATGAATGTTATGCTGCAATCCCCAGTGAGGAGTGTGGCACTTTCCAAGGACTCAACGTTGCTGGCTGTGGGTTGTGCGGATCGCCAATTTGATCATACTTGCGATACAATTCTATATGTCTACAATCTGGCCAGTGAGTTGGTATATCCCAGAGCCCTAACGGGACTGACGCGAGGTGTGCGCGATTTGGTGTTCTGTCGGGATGATCGAATGGTGCTATCCTCCTCGCATGATCGCACCGTGCGTCTGTGGGATCTCATTAGTGACCGGAAAACCCATTCCATGGTGCTGCCTCATCATGCCAAATCATTGGAGCTGTGCGGCGATGGACGCACTCTAACTATTGCCTATGGCCGCAGCATTGTCTTCCTCGATGTGGATCGCTTCGAGGTGctgaaacaatttaaactgCCTGCTCGATTGATGAGCGCTTCGCTGCATCCGGAGAGGAAGACGTTTGTCTGTGCGGGCAGCAATAGGGTCATCTATAAATGCGACTACGCAACTGGTGAAATACTGGAGAGCTTTGTGGCGCATGATAGCAAGGTGCGGTGTATCAGGTACAGTCCCGATGGTGAGGTATTTGCCACATGCGCGAACAATGGCGGACTTCGTTTGTGGCAGCAAAATGTGGGCAAGACGTACGCATTGTGGGGCACTCGATCTGACGATGTGGAAGACGATGATAATATATCCATCCGCACAATTTGA
- the LOC133842711 gene encoding cyclin-dependent kinase inhibitor 1: protein MVSARVFNPVLSELCKMSGSPGVTRNLERIKRNLFGPTPAKLVETTKSPFNAELERHQEMATQKWGFDFRADRPLSANGSFIWERVSSQESTFAPQMYTLTRAAHVRSNANASDSALPSDMDVLLNERADRENLANSSLDSNTDNEYDSQNESMQLAASTSAAALLTASSSSSSTSTQQRKRQLKITEFMKERKRLAQAPKKISPAKRMRTSSGSSSSSATIGSQFGSLLKRQRNN, encoded by the exons atggTCAGTGCACGCGTCTTCAACCCTGTGCTGAGCGAGCTCTGCAAAATGAGTGGCAGCCCAGGCGTTACTCGCAACTTGGAGCGCATCAAGCGAAATCTGTTTGGCCCAACTCCAGCGAAATTGGTGGAAACCACAAAATC ACCTTTCAATGCGGAGCTGGAGCGTCATCAGGAAATGGCCACACAAAAGTGGGGCTTTGATTTTCGTGCCGATCGTCCATTGAGCGCCAATGGCAGTTTCATCTGGGAGCGAGTCAGTTCACAGGAATCCACATTTGCGCCTCAGATGTACACACTAACCCGTGCTGCCCACGTGCGctccaatgccaatgccagcGACTCTGCGCTGCCCAGTGATATGGATGTGCTGTTAAATGAGCGTGCTGATCGTGAGAATTTGGCCAATTCATCGCTGGATTCGAACACAGACAATGAGTACGACTCGCAAAACGAGTCGATGCAACTGGCCGCCTCTACATCTGCTGCAGCTCTACTgaccgcctcctcctcctcatcatcAACGTCGACGCAGCAACGCAAGCGACAGCTCAAAATCACAG AGTTCATGAAGGAACGCAAGCGTCTGGCCCAGGCGCCAAAGAAAATCTCACCCGCCAAACGTATGCGTACAAGCTCCGGCTCCAGCAGTAGTAGCGCCACCATTGGATCACAATTTGGAAGCTTGTTAAAACGTCAGCGCAACAATTGA
- the LOC133841523 gene encoding probable serine/threonine-protein kinase pXi isoform X2 produces MSQLRGITHSTWLDVHVLSDFRVLDTIEGGELFDRVVDDEFVLTERVCRVFIRQVCEAMAFIHGNGIIHLDLKPENILVLTQKGNRIKIIDFGLARKFDPDKRLRVLFGTPEFVAPEVVNFDCISYGTDMWSVGVICYVLISGLSPFMGENDIETMSNVTIAKYDFEDECFNGISPECLDFIAKLLVKDLSTRMTAADCVKHKWLQQRPAATPTPTTTASGTTIAKTASASAKTRLESESPTPLASESSEDSTETIEEADLDDDDADADEDEDEDATEQDEDSEELAQLCSTHDLENKELDATKDNLKNFIVRWETHPNSPYVFDVEGNVIAPLNETSYPHPRRPHGTDSISSSRVCSPSPCESIATLIDDEPSDELQAVRDADEESRSADSPASAATTPINESREKLFPIGSASAASTSGCATPTPQHLFNENFDEFSGSESSAQQQRSMKSYLHTFDRRNSDTTYLLGRRSSGERVNLADEIRKLSDHLLMLAEINTKLGDNNSTEPKATESSSTVNSVSQEGNKWTSTTRTNSTSSRATPRGVLNSASSSSSSQSQTHSKDGQKQKISSLSVRLQQSIEETPKLSNGNSEQRWSQNSLRSKSAVSTMSTSNVKSSSSTHVQTTVSSSSKISSSSSSTINNINNTSANSSSNHLLSESASSRRAKFRINQMSRDVPIGLPDTHQTVNLEEAANTTKDCLLHLLEKYNETKIRNPVGRHQSISVDWHVSDNLEYRSMSSINAFFQRHSNTSGGQNVKHIQAQLEEKATGK; encoded by the exons ATGAGTCAGTTGAGAGGCATTACTCACTCCACTTGGCTAGATGTTCATGTATTATCTGATTTTCGTGTTTTGGATAC CATTGAAGGTGGTGAACTATTCGATCGTGTGGTGGACGATGAATTCGTACTTACAGAACGTGTGTGCCGGGTATTTATACGTCAGGTGTGCGAGGCGATGGCCTTTATACACGGCAATGGTATTATCCACCTGGATCTTAAGCCTGAGAACATTTTGGTTCTGACACAAAAGGGCAATCGCATCAAGATCATTGACTTTGGACTGGCACGCAAGTTTGATCCTGATAAGCGTCTGAGA gTTCTCTTCGGCACACCCGAGTTCGTTGCACCAGAAGTTGTGAACTTTGACTGCATCTCATATGGCACAGATATGTGGAGTGTTGGCGTTATCTGCTATGTGCT CATCTCTGGTCTGTCACCATTCATGGGCGAGAACGACATTGAAACAATGTCAAATGTAACCATTGCAAAATACGATTTCGAGGATGAATGCTTTAATGGCATATCCCCGGAGTGCCTGGATTTCATAGCCAAGCTACTGGTAAAGGACTTGAG CACCCGCATGACAGCCGCCGACTGTGTTAAGCACAAATGGCTGCAACAACGCCccgctgccacgcccacgcccacgaCAACAGCGTCAGGCACAACAATAGCCAAGACAGCCTCGGCTAGTGCGAAGACGCGCCTGGAGTCAGAGTCGCCCACACCGTTGGCCTCCGAGTCTTCAGAGGATTCAACGGAAACAATCGAGGAAGCCGATCTGGATGACGATGACGCGGACGCGGACGAAGATGAGGACGAGGACGCGACTGAACAGGATGAGGACAGCGAGGAGCTGGCACAGTTATGCAGCACACACGACCTGGAG AACAAAGAGCTGGATGCCACCAAGgataatttaaagaatttcataGTGCGCTGGGAGACACATCCAAACAGTCCGTACGTATTCGACGTCGAGGGCAATGTGATAGCGCCATTAAACGAGACCAGTTATCCGCATCCACGACGACCCCATGGCACCGACAGCATCTCCTCATCCCGAG TTTGTTCGCCCTCGCCCTGTGAATCGATAGCCACGCTGATAGATGACGAACCATCCGATGAACTGCAGGCAGTGAGAGATGCCGACGAAGAGTCTCGCAGTGCCGATAGTCCAGCGTCTGCAGCCACGACGCCAATCAATGAGTCCCGCGAGAAGCTATTCCCCATTGGGTCCGCGAGTGCCGCCAGCACCTCAGgatgtgccacgcccacgccgcAGCATCTGTTCAACGAGAACTTTGACGAGTTCTCCGGCAGTGAATCGAGTGCCCAACAGCAGCGTAGCATGAAGAGCTATCTGCACACGTTCGATCGGCGCAATTCTGATACCACTTATCTCCTAGGACGTCGCAGCTCTGGCGAGCGTGTTAATCTGGCGGATGAGATACGCAAACTCTCCGATCATCTGCTAATGCTGGCCGAGATCAATACCAAGCTGGGCGATAACAATAGCACAGAACCAAAGGCCACTGAATCGAGCAGCACAGTGAACAGTGTCAGTCAGGAGGGCAACAAGTGGACAAGCACAACGCGCACCAACAGCACCTCCAGCAGAGCAACGCCTCGAGGCGTCTTGaacagcgccagcagcagcagcagcagccaaagtcAGACGCACAGCAAGGATGGGCAAAAGCAGAAGATTAGCTCGCTTTCCGTGCGCCTGCAGCAGTCCATTGAGGAGACGCCAAAGCtgagcaatggcaacagcgaGCAACGCTGGTCACAGAATTCGCTGCGCAGCAAATCCGCAGTGAGCACCATGAGCACGTCCAATgtgaagagcagcagcagcacacatGTCCAAACCACTGTGTCGAGCAGCTCAAAAATCagttccagcagcagcagcactatCAACAACATTAATAACACCTCCgccaatagcagcagcaatcatCTTCTTTCAGAGTCGGCGAGCAGTCGTCGTGCCAAGTTCCGCATCAATCAGATGAGCCGGGATGTGCCCATTGGCCTGCCGGACACACATCAGACGGTGAATCTCGAGGAGGCCGCCAACACTACCAAGGACTGTCTGCTGCACCTGTTGGAGAAATACAACGAGACGAAAATCCGCAATCCTGTGGGTCGTCATCAGAGCATCAGTGTCGATTGGCATGTCAGCGACAACCTCGAGTACCGATCGATGAGCTCCATTAATGCCTTCTTCCAGCGTCACAGCAACACCAGCGGCGGCCAGAATGTGAAGCACATTCAGGCACAGCTGGAGGAGAAGGCAACGGGGAAGTAA